In a genomic window of Phaeobacter inhibens DSM 16374:
- a CDS encoding DUF6615 family protein: protein MQKYLRELSGVIWREQNNAYREGLNLQEETITECLLLQMARDLPKAGFRVRLFTREREKDTGADWVWFFKQGSCRIGFRVQAKKLYRRHDRRLGRTNQLMPGRYDGHVLKKGQTKTLIKRAGPNNPIYVFYNHDHGPVAV from the coding sequence ATGCAAAAATATCTGCGCGAATTGTCGGGTGTTATTTGGCGAGAACAGAACAACGCCTACAGAGAAGGGTTAAATCTTCAGGAAGAAACGATAACTGAGTGTCTGCTGCTGCAAATGGCACGTGACCTCCCGAAGGCTGGGTTCCGAGTTAGACTATTTACCCGAGAACGCGAGAAAGATACCGGTGCAGACTGGGTTTGGTTCTTTAAACAAGGGTCGTGCCGCATTGGTTTCCGGGTTCAGGCCAAGAAGCTGTATAGGCGGCATGATCGAAGGCTCGGAAGAACCAACCAGTTGATGCCGGGGCGGTACGATGGACATGTGCTGAAGAAGGGTCAGACGAAAACTCTGATCAAGCGCGCGGGGCCAAATAATCCCATCTACGTTTTCTACAACCACGATCATGGACCTGTCGCGGTTTGA
- a CDS encoding restriction endonuclease subunit S gives MSLEVINGHKAVINGVPSDWTQSRMRDAVGSYQLEKNEDPEPVVLSLTKQGVRVKTDLSFGKSTDSYIGHQIVEQGQFVFTPRDFDATPILCGLSPTKGCISNLYIVFDVAERMDPRFLEYYFWGLKYGYDYFAKLSHGMRYSFNREQFERIPLVYPEKRQQTAIADYLDRETGRIDGLIAKKTRFIALLKEKRAAVISLAVTKGIDPSAQMKPSGVDWIGDIPQTWRSTKLGYLGRSANGINIGGDAFGKGHPFVSYGDVYKNRQLPETVSGLVESTRADRVSYSIKKGDILFTRTSETIDEIAFPSVCLKTIPDAVFAGFLIRFRPYEGMLDGLFSKYAFQSSSIRHYFGKEMKLVTRASLSQGLLQSLPVPLPPIEEQRRIGAYLERQNDRFEALMQNTQETIELLKERRAALITAAVTGKIDVRAAA, from the coding sequence ATGAGCTTAGAGGTTATCAACGGCCACAAAGCCGTAATCAATGGCGTCCCGAGCGATTGGACCCAATCAAGAATGCGGGACGCGGTTGGTAGCTATCAACTTGAAAAAAACGAGGACCCAGAGCCGGTTGTTTTGTCTTTGACGAAACAAGGGGTTCGAGTGAAGACCGACTTGAGCTTCGGCAAATCGACCGACAGCTACATAGGGCATCAGATAGTTGAACAGGGTCAATTTGTCTTTACGCCACGCGACTTTGACGCTACGCCCATTCTTTGTGGCCTGAGCCCGACGAAAGGCTGCATAAGCAACCTCTACATTGTTTTCGACGTCGCTGAGCGGATGGATCCTCGGTTCCTAGAGTACTATTTCTGGGGCCTCAAATACGGATATGACTACTTCGCAAAACTTAGCCATGGCATGCGCTATTCCTTCAACCGGGAACAGTTCGAGCGAATTCCTTTGGTTTATCCCGAAAAGCGCCAGCAAACAGCTATCGCCGACTACCTTGACCGCGAAACCGGGCGGATAGATGGGTTGATTGCAAAAAAGACGCGCTTCATCGCTCTGCTCAAGGAAAAGCGCGCGGCCGTCATCAGCCTCGCAGTCACGAAAGGCATTGACCCATCAGCGCAGATGAAGCCGTCTGGGGTAGACTGGATAGGAGACATTCCACAGACTTGGCGCTCAACAAAGCTGGGTTATCTTGGCCGTTCCGCGAATGGTATCAATATCGGCGGCGATGCTTTCGGTAAGGGCCATCCCTTCGTGAGCTATGGAGACGTCTATAAAAATCGCCAATTGCCAGAGACTGTAAGCGGGTTGGTGGAATCTACGCGGGCTGACCGTGTCTCATACTCTATCAAGAAGGGCGATATTCTTTTCACTCGTACTTCAGAAACGATTGATGAAATAGCATTTCCCAGTGTTTGCCTGAAGACTATTCCAGATGCCGTATTTGCCGGTTTTCTTATCCGCTTCAGACCTTACGAAGGTATGTTGGATGGCCTTTTCTCCAAATATGCATTTCAAAGTTCGAGCATACGACACTACTTTGGAAAAGAAATGAAATTGGTAACTCGCGCGTCTTTGAGTCAAGGACTACTCCAAAGTCTGCCGGTACCGCTGCCTCCAATTGAGGAGCAAAGACGTATCGGCGCTTATCTAGAGCGTCAAAATGATCGCTTTGAGGCTTTGATGCAAAACACACAAGAAACAATAGAACTTTTGAAAGAACGGCGCGCGGCGCTCATTACGGCGGCGGTGACTGGTAAGATTGATGTGAGGGCCGCAGCATGA
- a CDS encoding ATPase, T2SS/T4P/T4SS family has translation MSLSYLQTSLDRIDAAARDDVIEICINPDGTCWGEFQGDHFMRKLDQGLTATEVKDLGNQIASSANTTMSKDRPIVSVSITYKGRPIRAQVITPPAVLSAMSISLRFFSSLPLDGIALDFLYGKERKLEELRLEKTHELREVVAAGVIDDALAFCVENKLNMIVSGGTSTGKTVAARKILSHVPAEERIVTIEEAAELLPTQPNAVTLIANRDAEFQTADVLLTATLRMRPDRIILGEVRGKEAMTFLEAINTGHGGSMTTLHAETPQLAVQRLAIAALKTEIPMTYADMIQYIENSIDVIIQAGRHDGKRGITEFYLPGANEIGASQ, from the coding sequence ATGTCGCTGAGTTATCTCCAGACCTCGCTCGACCGGATCGACGCCGCCGCCCGCGACGATGTCATCGAGATCTGCATCAACCCCGACGGCACCTGTTGGGGAGAATTCCAGGGCGATCACTTCATGCGAAAACTGGACCAGGGGTTGACTGCAACAGAAGTCAAAGACCTCGGCAACCAGATCGCCTCTTCCGCCAACACCACGATGAGCAAAGACCGCCCGATCGTTTCGGTCTCGATCACCTACAAGGGGCGACCGATCAGGGCTCAAGTCATCACCCCGCCCGCCGTGCTCTCCGCCATGTCGATCAGCCTGCGGTTCTTCTCTAGCCTGCCTCTCGACGGGATCGCACTTGATTTCCTCTATGGCAAGGAGCGCAAACTTGAAGAGCTCCGTCTCGAGAAAACCCACGAACTGCGCGAAGTGGTGGCGGCGGGCGTGATCGATGATGCCCTTGCCTTCTGCGTCGAGAACAAGCTCAACATGATCGTTTCGGGCGGCACCTCGACCGGCAAGACCGTGGCCGCGCGCAAGATCCTGTCTCATGTGCCTGCCGAAGAACGCATCGTTACCATCGAGGAAGCCGCCGAACTTCTGCCGACCCAGCCCAATGCCGTGACCCTCATCGCCAATCGTGATGCGGAGTTCCAGACTGCCGATGTGTTGCTGACCGCCACCCTCCGCATGCGCCCGGACCGTATCATCCTGGGCGAGGTGCGCGGCAAGGAGGCCATGACCTTTCTGGAAGCCATCAACACGGGCCATGGCGGGTCCATGACCACGCTGCACGCAGAAACCCCGCAACTCGCCGTGCAGCGGCTCGCGATCGCGGCACTCAAGACCGAAATCCCGATGACCTATGCCGACATGATCCAATACATCGAGAACTCCATCGACGTGATCATCCAGGCCGGTCGCCACGACGGCAAGCGCGGCATCACCGAATTCTACCTCCCCGGCGCCAATGAGATCGGAGCTTCCCAATGA
- a CDS encoding N-6 DNA methylase, with protein MTKPNQRQALSAVRQIPGIQHAARIVAFYGASRLDPEKSMPSPNDLEAASQHAGGRVLEEATQALLELSPKARLTAIDELMASNHGRHEQWLPKAPAKRFAEFFDNASSVRCSFEASLHTALLLAMQGKAVLFVAQNKDICNFAQSLAVLLECKLQVQFADPLARTDTTKFEAEVAFPPFGSKPMNTGQIPRRTLAILDAEEGKKRLTEDVLALADALAQSTGQTILCVPDGLMYRGVGVEPLAREALVASGRLKGVLAVPGGMIFPNTMMDTDVLVLTSSNMDGSKVRMLDLSHPSFSGRTVRGRPEILPGTNWARYLEESTANDETFAKDVSLEEIKEKDFILSINRYLLPPAAVALEGFLERSRTIELQDAVELIRPLSLGKAEDGEFTIFEASPADVSQHGLLTQPHKISTLERAQMRKARNQRLLPGDVILSVKGTIGTAGLVPADAPTSDEDGFWTAGQSFMILRPKHGGVSGVVLYEYLANPTVVEALRTLAGGSAIQSIAIKDLKAFRVPIPSEEEAERAELTFKRRQERHAQIEEIMAEIEAERTSSWPSRELNLEKP; from the coding sequence GTGACCAAACCCAATCAAAGACAAGCCCTTTCGGCCGTGCGCCAGATTCCTGGCATTCAGCATGCAGCCCGTATTGTGGCCTTCTACGGCGCATCTCGCTTGGATCCTGAGAAATCGATGCCCTCCCCAAATGATTTGGAAGCCGCGAGTCAGCATGCAGGCGGGAGAGTTCTTGAAGAAGCCACTCAGGCACTTCTTGAGCTTTCGCCGAAGGCACGTCTGACCGCGATTGACGAATTGATGGCATCTAATCATGGGCGCCACGAGCAATGGCTGCCCAAGGCCCCAGCAAAGCGCTTTGCAGAATTTTTCGATAACGCGAGTTCCGTACGCTGCTCGTTCGAGGCCTCCCTCCACACAGCACTGTTACTGGCAATGCAAGGCAAGGCAGTGCTCTTCGTAGCGCAAAATAAGGACATTTGTAACTTTGCACAAAGCCTCGCCGTTCTCTTGGAGTGCAAATTGCAGGTCCAATTCGCCGATCCTCTCGCACGTACAGATACCACCAAATTTGAAGCAGAAGTGGCCTTTCCTCCTTTCGGATCCAAGCCCATGAACACCGGCCAGATTCCGCGACGCACACTTGCGATATTGGACGCGGAAGAGGGAAAAAAGCGCCTAACCGAAGATGTGCTCGCTCTCGCCGATGCGCTAGCACAGTCGACCGGCCAAACCATCCTTTGTGTGCCAGATGGGCTAATGTATCGAGGCGTTGGCGTTGAGCCCCTAGCGCGCGAAGCGCTCGTTGCATCCGGTCGCTTGAAAGGCGTCCTCGCGGTTCCTGGCGGCATGATTTTCCCAAACACAATGATGGACACCGATGTTTTGGTTCTCACCTCTTCCAACATGGATGGTTCCAAGGTCAGAATGCTCGATCTTTCTCATCCAAGCTTCTCAGGAAGGACAGTTAGGGGTCGCCCTGAAATATTGCCCGGTACGAACTGGGCCCGCTACTTGGAGGAAAGCACCGCAAACGATGAAACCTTCGCCAAGGACGTCTCACTCGAGGAGATCAAAGAGAAAGACTTCATCCTGAGCATCAACCGGTATCTGCTCCCGCCAGCGGCAGTCGCGCTGGAAGGCTTTCTGGAGCGCTCGCGCACGATTGAGTTGCAAGATGCGGTCGAACTGATCCGCCCTCTAAGTCTGGGCAAAGCAGAAGATGGCGAATTCACTATCTTCGAAGCATCGCCCGCCGATGTGAGCCAGCACGGCCTCCTGACACAACCGCACAAAATATCGACGCTAGAACGTGCGCAAATGCGCAAGGCTCGAAACCAACGGTTGCTTCCTGGCGATGTCATCTTGTCCGTGAAAGGTACGATCGGCACGGCAGGCCTCGTCCCCGCCGATGCGCCGACAAGTGACGAGGATGGGTTTTGGACGGCAGGTCAATCCTTCATGATCTTGCGCCCAAAACACGGGGGAGTTTCCGGTGTGGTTCTCTACGAGTACCTGGCAAATCCAACGGTTGTTGAAGCGCTGCGCACACTTGCTGGCGGTTCAGCGATACAATCCATCGCTATCAAAGATCTGAAGGCCTTCCGAGTTCCAATCCCCTCCGAAGAAGAAGCTGAACGTGCAGAACTCACATTCAAGCGGAGGCAAGAGCGGCATGCTCAGATCGAGGAAATCATGGCCGAGATCGAAGCCGAGCGAACAAGCTCCTGGCCGAGCAGAGAGCTGAACCTAGAGAAACCCTGA
- a CDS encoding type I restriction-modification system subunit M has product MNTQTSTTAKANNTHTSLADFIWKNADDLWGNFKHVDFGKIILPFTLLRRLECVLEPTREEAAKMHKMAVENGLDVDVILRQATGYPFYNTSSYSLETLGSGRTRQNLEDYIAKFSGNARVIFEQFDFINTISQMDKKGVLYKICQNFAAIDLHPDAVPERTMSNVYEHLIRRFGAEVNEAAEDFMTPRDVVHLGIELLLEPDDQMFIDNPGIIRTLYDPTIGTGGFVSDGMEHVQSLQDRYGTAPTLVPYGQELESETHAVCLASMLLKTLKSDPGRDLSQNIKLGSTLSADKFRHDKFHYCVSNPPFGKKWELDQAEVVREHRDQKFEGRFGPKLPRVSDGSMLFLLHLLSKLEDPAKGGGRAAIVLSGSPLFNGNAGQGESEIRRHLLEQDVVEAIIALPTEIFFRTGIGTYIWVLSNRKPADRRGKVQLIDATEMFEPLRKSEGNKRRKIGEDQIRDIVQLYADFEPTKKSLILDAQDFGYRRIKVLRPLRHKIVVSDAGIEALAEHKAWEKRTDDQRQGWRKLLAEHAGTDHDWHWIDSFAKAAAKKDANLGKADAALIKAFQKAFGVRDEDLDPVKDKKGNLIPDDDLTDYENVPMGTDIHDYLATEVTPHAHDAYIDETYVDESDGEIGIVGYEINFNRYFYEYVPPRDLGDIDEDLKAIEASIAEVLAEVTE; this is encoded by the coding sequence TTGAACACACAGACATCAACCACAGCAAAAGCCAACAACACCCACACGTCGCTCGCGGACTTCATTTGGAAGAATGCGGATGACCTCTGGGGCAACTTCAAACACGTCGATTTCGGCAAGATCATCCTGCCGTTCACGCTTCTCCGCCGCCTTGAATGCGTCCTCGAGCCTACTCGGGAAGAAGCTGCCAAAATGCACAAGATGGCTGTTGAAAATGGGCTCGATGTCGATGTCATCCTTCGTCAGGCAACCGGCTACCCGTTTTACAACACGTCAAGCTACAGCCTGGAAACACTGGGGTCTGGCCGCACCCGGCAGAACCTTGAGGACTACATCGCGAAGTTCTCCGGCAATGCCCGCGTGATCTTCGAACAGTTCGATTTCATCAACACGATCAGCCAGATGGATAAGAAGGGCGTTCTCTACAAGATCTGCCAAAACTTCGCCGCCATCGACCTGCACCCCGACGCCGTTCCAGAGCGGACCATGTCCAACGTTTATGAACACCTGATCCGCCGCTTCGGGGCCGAGGTGAACGAAGCGGCCGAGGATTTCATGACGCCCCGAGACGTGGTCCACCTGGGCATCGAGCTATTGCTCGAACCGGATGACCAGATGTTCATCGACAACCCCGGCATCATCCGCACGCTCTATGACCCGACGATCGGCACCGGCGGCTTTGTCTCGGACGGGATGGAGCACGTTCAGTCGTTGCAGGATCGCTATGGCACCGCCCCGACTCTTGTTCCCTACGGCCAGGAACTGGAATCCGAAACCCACGCTGTCTGTTTGGCGAGCATGCTTCTGAAGACGCTCAAGTCCGATCCCGGCCGCGATCTGTCCCAGAACATCAAGCTTGGGAGCACTCTCTCGGCTGACAAATTCCGCCACGACAAATTCCACTACTGCGTCTCCAACCCGCCGTTCGGCAAAAAGTGGGAGTTGGACCAGGCCGAAGTCGTGCGCGAACACCGCGACCAGAAATTCGAGGGGCGCTTTGGCCCCAAACTGCCGCGTGTCAGTGACGGCTCGATGCTGTTCCTGTTGCACCTGCTCAGCAAGCTTGAAGACCCAGCAAAGGGCGGCGGGCGCGCGGCGATCGTGCTGTCGGGCTCTCCCCTCTTCAACGGCAACGCTGGTCAGGGTGAATCTGAAATCCGCCGCCACCTGCTGGAACAAGACGTGGTCGAGGCCATCATCGCCCTGCCGACCGAGATTTTCTTCCGCACCGGCATCGGCACCTACATCTGGGTTCTGTCCAACCGCAAGCCTGCTGACCGGCGCGGCAAGGTTCAACTGATCGACGCGACCGAGATGTTTGAACCGCTCCGCAAGAGCGAGGGCAACAAGCGCCGCAAGATTGGAGAGGATCAAATCCGCGATATCGTGCAGCTCTATGCCGACTTCGAGCCCACGAAGAAAAGCCTCATCCTCGACGCGCAGGACTTCGGCTATCGCCGCATCAAGGTGCTGCGCCCGCTGCGCCACAAGATCGTTGTGTCGGACGCAGGGATTGAGGCGCTGGCTGAACACAAGGCGTGGGAAAAGCGCACGGATGATCAGCGGCAGGGATGGCGCAAGTTGTTGGCGGAGCATGCAGGCACCGACCATGACTGGCACTGGATCGACAGCTTTGCCAAGGCGGCGGCAAAGAAGGACGCGAACCTCGGGAAAGCCGACGCGGCGCTGATCAAGGCGTTTCAAAAGGCCTTTGGCGTGCGGGATGAAGATCTGGACCCGGTCAAGGACAAGAAAGGGAACCTGATCCCCGACGATGACCTGACGGATTATGAGAACGTGCCCATGGGCACCGATATCCATGACTACCTCGCGACCGAGGTCACGCCCCACGCCCATGACGCCTATATCGACGAAACCTATGTGGATGAAAGCGATGGCGAAATTGGGATCGTAGGCTACGAGATCAACTTCAACCGCTATTTTTATGAATACGTGCCGCCTCGCGATCTGGGCGACATCGATGAAGACTTGAAGGCAATCGAGGCCTCGATTGCGGAAGTTTTGGCCGAGGTGACGGAATGA
- a CDS encoding type I restriction endonuclease subunit R codes for MSDLHHEKHLEAYIVKKLTEQGWLLGETKGFDQDTAVYTEDLEAWIQETQGPKWDKLVALNGERARETLLSRLDAALAKQGTIQVLRRGFSIAGCGQIDMSEAAPEDQRNETIIARYAANRLRVVPQLKYHPGRELAIDLGLFINGLPVATVELKTDFTQSAESAREQYKRDRLPEDPATGRKHPLLTFKRGAIVHFAMSDSEIWMATKLAGENTYFLPFNRGHDGKGGNPPRDDGEYPVAYFWEEICQPDAFLRIFHSFVYVEKKDVVDLKGNWSVKETLIFPRFHQHYAVNKMIADAKEKGPGHAYLCEHSAGSGKTSTIAWTAHDLTKLRHDDGKAVFDTVIIVTDRTVLDGQLQDAVQQIDHRKGMIAAIDRETSSKTKTAQLTEAMLKGVPIIVVTLQTFPHAMEAILTETSLKDRSFAVIIDEAHTSQTGSTASKLQATLALSSAKDTANMTVEELLTEIQKSRARPKNLSHFAFTATPKHSTLMLFGRPQGTSRPAGPENLPRAFHKYEMRQAIDEGFILDVLKGYVSYKTAFNLGKELEDKKRVDGKAAKRALAKWMSLHPTNVTQKVQFIMEHFRHNVSPLLDGKAKAMVVTSSRAAAVRYKKAFDAFVIANPQYKHVRALVAFSGKLSGKDVMHSDDAQISGDLFVCDDDAEFTESNMNTGVEVKDLRIAFDRPEFRVMLVANKFQTGFDQPKLVAMYVDKKIANEVEIVQTLSRLNRTFPGKEETFVIDFVNDPEAIRAAFKKYDSGAQITEVQDPNVIYDMKDTLDEQGIYSDEDIEAFKVARFETAKTFDTGEEDHHKAMFAATQRPTDLFNARLKALREEAARCEVEFLKATEAGDDASAKKAEHERMQVEESIGRMLEFKSGLARFSRTYTYIAQLLDLGDPSMENFAAFTKLLANRLNGVPPEHVDLRGISLTGYDIKKNDDQGNNGDDPDPNLKPSGPGGSNAPGKLPVYLQELIERLNGIFGEAAPIKDQASFVNQIVSITRGNSIVRAQVEENSKDQALKGSLPGAVQGAVVRAMSSNNALATHLLKEDKQGLGILTNLIYDLIKAGKDIDLGELDDV; via the coding sequence ATGAGCGATTTGCACCACGAAAAACACCTTGAGGCCTATATCGTCAAGAAGCTGACGGAACAGGGCTGGCTGCTTGGCGAGACCAAAGGCTTTGACCAGGATACCGCCGTCTACACCGAAGATTTGGAGGCCTGGATCCAAGAGACCCAAGGACCGAAATGGGACAAGCTCGTCGCGCTGAACGGCGAACGCGCCCGCGAAACGCTTCTATCCCGCCTAGATGCCGCCTTGGCAAAACAAGGCACCATTCAGGTTCTGCGCCGTGGCTTTTCTATCGCGGGCTGCGGTCAGATCGACATGTCCGAGGCCGCGCCCGAAGATCAGCGCAACGAGACGATCATCGCACGCTATGCCGCCAACCGGCTGCGCGTTGTCCCCCAGCTGAAGTATCATCCCGGCCGCGAGCTGGCGATCGACCTGGGCCTCTTCATCAACGGGCTGCCTGTGGCCACAGTCGAGCTCAAGACCGACTTCACCCAATCCGCCGAAAGCGCGCGCGAACAATACAAGCGTGACCGCCTGCCCGAGGATCCAGCCACCGGGCGCAAACACCCGCTGCTGACGTTTAAACGCGGTGCCATCGTGCATTTCGCGATGTCCGATAGCGAGATTTGGATGGCCACGAAACTGGCGGGCGAGAACACCTATTTCCTGCCCTTCAACCGTGGCCATGACGGCAAAGGCGGCAACCCGCCCCGTGACGACGGCGAATACCCCGTTGCCTATTTCTGGGAAGAGATTTGTCAGCCCGATGCCTTCCTGCGGATCTTCCACAGCTTTGTCTATGTCGAGAAGAAGGATGTGGTGGACCTGAAGGGCAATTGGTCGGTCAAGGAAACGCTAATCTTCCCGCGTTTTCATCAACACTACGCCGTCAACAAGATGATCGCGGATGCCAAGGAGAAAGGCCCTGGGCACGCTTACCTTTGCGAACATAGTGCGGGATCGGGCAAGACATCGACGATTGCCTGGACTGCCCACGACCTGACCAAGCTGCGCCACGATGACGGCAAGGCCGTCTTTGACACCGTAATCATCGTGACGGACCGGACTGTGCTGGATGGCCAGCTGCAAGACGCTGTTCAGCAGATCGACCACCGCAAGGGCATGATCGCTGCCATTGACCGCGAAACAAGCTCCAAGACGAAAACGGCTCAGTTGACGGAAGCCATGCTGAAGGGCGTGCCGATTATCGTGGTGACGCTGCAGACATTCCCGCATGCGATGGAAGCGATCCTGACGGAAACCTCGTTGAAGGATCGTAGCTTTGCCGTGATCATCGATGAGGCGCATACGTCGCAAACCGGCAGCACGGCGTCGAAGCTGCAGGCGACCCTCGCGCTTTCGTCGGCCAAAGACACCGCGAACATGACGGTCGAAGAGCTTTTGACCGAGATCCAGAAAAGCCGCGCCCGGCCGAAGAACCTGTCCCATTTCGCGTTCACTGCGACACCGAAACACTCGACCTTAATGTTGTTCGGACGGCCGCAGGGCACGTCCCGCCCGGCAGGTCCGGAAAACCTTCCGCGCGCGTTCCACAAATACGAGATGCGCCAGGCCATTGATGAGGGGTTCATCCTCGACGTGCTCAAGGGCTACGTCTCATACAAGACCGCCTTCAATCTGGGAAAAGAACTGGAAGACAAAAAGCGCGTCGACGGCAAGGCGGCCAAGCGGGCGCTTGCCAAATGGATGAGCCTGCACCCCACGAACGTCACCCAGAAGGTGCAGTTCATTATGGAGCACTTCCGGCACAACGTTTCGCCTCTCCTTGACGGAAAGGCGAAGGCAATGGTTGTGACGAGCTCACGTGCGGCGGCTGTCCGCTACAAGAAGGCCTTCGATGCTTTTGTCATTGCGAACCCCCAGTACAAACACGTTCGCGCGCTGGTCGCTTTCTCGGGAAAGCTCAGCGGCAAGGATGTCATGCATTCCGATGACGCGCAGATTTCAGGCGATCTGTTCGTTTGTGACGACGATGCCGAATTCACTGAAAGCAACATGAATACGGGCGTCGAGGTCAAGGACCTGCGGATCGCATTTGATAGGCCGGAATTTAGAGTGATGTTGGTCGCCAATAAGTTCCAGACGGGCTTCGACCAGCCGAAGCTCGTTGCTATGTATGTCGACAAGAAGATCGCGAATGAAGTCGAAATCGTTCAAACGCTATCGCGCCTCAATCGCACTTTCCCAGGCAAGGAAGAAACCTTCGTCATCGATTTCGTAAACGACCCGGAAGCGATCCGAGCGGCCTTCAAAAAATACGATTCCGGCGCGCAAATCACCGAGGTTCAAGACCCAAATGTCATCTACGACATGAAGGATACGCTTGACGAACAGGGCATCTACTCGGACGAAGACATTGAAGCGTTCAAGGTCGCGCGCTTCGAAACCGCCAAGACCTTCGACACCGGCGAAGAAGACCACCACAAGGCGATGTTTGCTGCCACCCAACGACCGACCGACCTGTTCAACGCTCGCCTCAAAGCGCTCCGCGAAGAGGCCGCTCGGTGCGAAGTTGAATTCCTGAAGGCAACCGAGGCAGGAGACGATGCCTCGGCGAAAAAGGCCGAGCATGAAAGGATGCAAGTAGAAGAGAGCATCGGTCGGATGCTGGAGTTCAAGTCGGGATTGGCTAGGTTTTCCAGGACCTACACATACATCGCGCAATTGCTGGATCTTGGGGATCCCAGCATGGAGAATTTTGCCGCTTTCACAAAACTTCTGGCAAACCGCCTCAATGGCGTTCCTCCCGAGCACGTAGATCTCAGAGGCATTTCTCTGACGGGATACGACATTAAAAAGAACGATGACCAGGGCAACAACGGTGATGACCCAGATCCAAACTTGAAGCCCTCTGGACCGGGCGGTTCAAATGCGCCCGGTAAGCTTCCTGTCTACCTCCAGGAGCTGATCGAACGATTGAACGGTATCTTTGGCGAAGCCGCTCCGATCAAAGACCAAGCAAGCTTCGTAAACCAAATCGTTTCGATTACCCGTGGAAACAGCATCGTAAGAGCGCAAGTTGAGGAAAACTCTAAAGACCAAGCGTTGAAAGGAAGCCTTCCCGGCGCGGTTCAAGGCGCGGTGGTGCGTGCCATGAGTTCGAACAACGCTTTGGCCACGCATCTTCTCAAGGAAGACAAACAAGGCCTCGGCATCCTTACGAACCTTATTTACGATCTGATCAAAGCGGGGAAAGATATCGACCTTGGAGAGCTCGACGATGTCTAA
- a CDS encoding type IV secretion system protein produces MSVVTYFVETAEGYLNTAAETQFGAVAATVGAILVLGTTLVVILVFINTIYQYRAMDGRTAFWLAVKVGLIGVFATNWVQFNIVSAAILNGIDSIAGSLVASVGGGSPGPSGTFAEEFDDLIAALGDYLNAAGSELNWMAGALLDTLGVLLLSILGGLAAFIVVASRLMIALLIGIAPVMIFLTLFEVTKDYFARWLSALISFAMYPIVVAGVFATITGVSRALLAELGDPEGASNIGALIPFFMMVLMAKGFIIATPFLVRAISGNIMMPALSAGFGGSYAFARGLAGSQQVYNRYAIGGATGAEYAALRARQFFGVQALPSRPNTAGGATASPAGDGTGTGARMLAQLSRLGRLGRR; encoded by the coding sequence ATGAGTGTCGTCACCTACTTCGTGGAAACGGCTGAAGGCTATCTGAATACCGCTGCCGAGACGCAATTCGGCGCGGTCGCCGCAACAGTCGGAGCGATACTGGTACTCGGTACCACGCTCGTTGTCATTCTGGTTTTCATCAACACGATCTACCAGTATCGCGCCATGGACGGGCGCACGGCCTTTTGGCTCGCCGTGAAAGTCGGGCTGATAGGTGTCTTTGCAACCAACTGGGTTCAGTTCAACATCGTTTCCGCGGCGATCCTGAATGGGATCGACAGCATTGCAGGATCGCTTGTGGCCTCTGTCGGCGGCGGATCACCCGGCCCGTCTGGCACCTTCGCAGAGGAGTTCGATGACCTGATCGCAGCGCTCGGGGACTACTTGAATGCTGCGGGGTCTGAACTGAACTGGATGGCCGGTGCCCTATTGGACACCCTTGGGGTTTTGCTGCTCTCGATCCTCGGTGGCTTGGCGGCGTTCATCGTCGTCGCGTCCAGGCTGATGATCGCGCTTCTGATAGGGATTGCTCCGGTCATGATCTTCCTGACCCTTTTTGAAGTGACCAAGGATTATTTCGCGCGTTGGCTTTCGGCGCTGATTTCCTTTGCGATGTACCCCATCGTTGTTGCCGGTGTGTTCGCAACGATCACGGGTGTCTCGCGGGCGCTACTTGCTGAGCTGGGCGACCCGGAAGGCGCCTCCAACATCGGCGCGCTCATCCCCTTCTTCATGATGGTGCTGATGGCAAAGGGGTTCATCATAGCAACGCCCTTCCTGGTTCGAGCGATTTCTGGAAACATCATGATGCCAGCGCTCTCAGCTGGATTCGGTGGCAGCTATGCCTTTGCCCGAGGGCTTGCAGGAAGCCAACAAGTCTACAACCGGTACGCCATCGGTGGTGCGACTGGCGCGGAATACGCAGCTCTGCGGGCGCGACAATTCTTTGGTGTGCAAGCGTTGCCAAGCCGACCCAATACTGCGGGCGGGGCAACCGCATCTCCTGCCGGCGACGGGACCGGCACAGGAGCTCGAATGCTGGCACAGCTTTCTAGGTTGGGGAGATTGGGCCGTCGATAA